A window from Salarias fasciatus chromosome 11, fSalaFa1.1, whole genome shotgun sequence encodes these proteins:
- the LOC115396551 gene encoding DENN domain-containing protein 3-like isoform X1 translates to MAEYLPPSLLEACVVVGASSDKLQEAHQAFNNNGSQEHLLLEPEILHVFVPPFVSKSQPEGESLRSRGRRRRSFMRKKRQQPPSAAPIQGTTEGAGGSEDVSVPKDIDLTALPQLCFPGGLQVTNERKDEQFHFLVFTDVFGNKTYGVVMQRYCPLLDWTSFYKNGAGSSPCVKLFSACGFCVISKYPYFTALKDCLSCLLMQLKVCRLSDMEERVREFAAKLALVPVPPPGQLHLMFTLPPLSITLPCSEDKNHPTLDLDLHLPFICFRPQQLLQVLSCLLQEQRVVLFSADWSRLTLVAESLLAFLQPLSWQQPYVPVLARGMLDFLMAPTAFLMGCHVNHFADVAAETDDLILISIDNGSVSCSSSDNINLPDIPQAAADCFTQRCQSLQIHFDLNQCHKASCTDINEQRAQRRAWQQNLNYDIQTITLELIVNIFRDVGSHLNYEHRVFHSEEFLKTRDPSEQLFYKKVLDTHIFHSFLRDRLNKKMDSFARMELSTRSEMQKMKALVHVARRPTMQEIQARRKSSLTEDRLGKRRSLPNIGDEQSMSFQRSSLPSRYFLSDSAPKLHPKPVEVFKLPDFPTYLSFHSVQAYYSDLIQQLGKSIFSAQNESSALLARFYYMRGLINTLCSRRLDALSDFQNLNKTDTAIFPTNLVTWLVESLQQEERNLAQKRPELKRLIFRVKSDNEKPPVEPDNSVKKFKLPLKHLYQDEFVRCIQECGIVKNVETIHRLFDALTDGQPRQVKPELFKDFYSFWKEMEAESHDADLPSEVVEHLDNSECVYKLSSCVKTSHGVGKIAMTQKRLFLLTEGRPDFLEITKFRDIQDVKIASAPFLLVRIPSLRIQTSSRSETFEANLKAETELWNIMVKEMWAGRRLADQHKDPQYLTQALTNVLLMDAVMGCLPAPRPITAASKLVHFDKLIHEVPMMVPEATSETLKHKINPSQDLPKPQTVHVLLYTPGQLSCTDSSSEMNPKLWVALSGGKVVVFDAASWSMLQDRIQVGESQVNCMMGLVQDHVWIGSQDSVIYIIDTHSMSCNKQLTEHRHEVTGLSVDARDPQNSQQAYSCSSDGTVLQWDSSSLKVKRQYSVSCDRLSSIQIHSGTLWCCCGDSIVELKKSGTSQRKIVLPSDDCSVSRSFSSFIVMPERGQVWTGCSDSPELCLWWTNNSKQPFRRISLPSSAGVTCMIRVKDQIWVGCRGWSCVGGQCDGQQRSQVVVLDPESHSVDKELQAHSDCIQTLCSAEDRYVLSGSASRDGKIAIWKVE, encoded by the exons ATGGCGGAATATCTGCCGCCTTCACTGCTGGAAGCTTGTGTGGTGGTCGGAGCCTCAAGTGACAAACTCCAGGAAGCCCATCAG GCCTTTAATAACAACGGATCCCAGgagcacctgctgctggagccggaGATCCTTCATGTCTTTGTGCCTCCTTTTGTCAGCAAAAGCCAGCCTGAGGGGGAATCGCTCAGGTCGCGTGGGAGACGCCGACGTTCCTTTATGAGGAAGAAGAGACAACAACCTCCTTCAGCTGCACCCATTCAAG GTACGacggaaggagcaggaggaagtgaagaTGTCAGCGTTCCCAAAGACATCGACCTCACGGCTTTACCTCAGCTCTGCTTTCCTG GTGGCCTGCAAGTAACCAATGAGCGAAAGGATGAACAGTTTCACTTCTTGGTTTTCACCGATGTCTTTGGCAACAAGACCTATGGAGTCGTAATGCAGCGTTACTGTCCATTACTG GATTGGACGTCTTTCTATAAGAATGGAGCTGGATCGTCTCCGTGTGTCAAACTTTTCTCTGCATGCGGTTTCTGTGTCATTTCCAAGTATCCATATTTCACTGCACTCAAAGACTGCCTGTCATG TCTGTTAATGCAGCTGAAAGTGTGTCGTTTATCAGACATGgaggagagagtgagggagTTTGCAGCCAAGCTGGCCCTTGTTCCTGTTCCACCCCCTGGACAGCTACATCTg ATGTTTACGTTACCCCCGCTGTCCATCACGTTGCCCTGTAGTGAAGATAAAAACCACCCGACTTTAGATTTAGATCTCCATCTGCCCTTCATCTGCTTCAGAcctcagcagctgcttcag GTGCTCTCTTGTCTTCTGCAAGAGCAGCgggttgtgttgttttctgctgaCTGGTCGAGACTCACGCTGGTGGCCGAGAGCCTTTTGGCTTTTCTGCAG cctcTGTCGTGGCAGCAGCCGTATGTTCCCGTCCTGGCCAGAGGCatgctggacttcctcatgGCCCCGACTGCCTTTCTGATGGGCTGCCATGTCAACCACTTTGCAGACGTTGCTGCT GAAACAGATGATCTGATCCTCATCAGTATTGATAACGGGAgcgtctcctgctcctcctccgatAATATCAACCTACCCGACATACCTCAAGCTGCTGCGGACTGCTTCACACAGAG GTGTCAGTCACTGCAGATACATTTTGACTTGAACCAGTGCCATAAAGCAAGCTGCACTGACATCAACGAGCAGCGGGCGCAGAGGAGAGCCTGGCAACAGAACCTCAACTACGACATCCAGACGATCACGCTGGAGCTGATCGTCAATATATTCAG GGATGTTGGCAGTCATCTGAACTATGAGCATCGAGTGTTTCACAGCGAAGAGTTCTTAAAAACCAGAGACCCATCTGAGCAGCTTTTCTACAAGAAG gTGTTGGACACGCACATTTTCCACTCCTTCCTCCGCGATCGCCTCAACAAGAAAATGGACAGCTTTGCTCGCATGGAGCTGAGCACTCGCTCTGAGATGCAAAA AATGAAGGCCTTGGTCCACGTGGCTCGCAGACCCACCATGCAGGAAATCCAGGCCCGGAGGAAGAGCTCCCTCACGGAGGACCGGCTCGGGAAGAGGCGGAGCCTCCCTAACATAGGAGACGAACAATCGATGAGCTTTCAGAGAAGCAGCCTGCCCAGCCGCTACTTCCTCTCTGACTCCG caccaAAACTCCATCCTAAGCCAGTAGAAGTGTTCAAACTCCCAGACTTCCCAACATATTTGTCTTTCCACTCTGTCCAAGCCTATTATTCCGACCTCATCCAGCAGCTTGGGAAATCTATTTTCTCCGCTCAGAATGAGAGCTCAGCTCTGCTGGCCAG ATTTTACTACATGCGGGGTTTGATCAACACGCTGTGTTCGAGGAGGCTCGACGCGTTGAGTGATTTTCAGAACCTCAATAAAACCGACACGGCCATCTTTCCCACAAACCTGGTCACGTGGCTGGTGGagtctctgcagcaggaggagagaaacCTGGCACAAAAAAGACCTGAGCTGAAGAGGCTGATCTTCAGG GTGAAATCAGACAATGAAAAGCCTCCGGTGGAGCCGGACAACTCGGTCAAAAAGTTCAAGCTTCCCCTGAAACATCTGTATCAGGACGAGTTTGTGCGTTGCATTCAGGAGTGTGGGAttgttaaaaatgttgaaactaTTCATCGTTTGTTTGATGCGCTCACTGATG GCCAGCCGAGGCAAGTGAAACCCGAGCTCTTCAAAGACTTCTACTCGTTCTGGAAGGAGATGGAGGCCGAGTCGCACGACGCCGACCTGCCCTCCGAGGTCGTCGAGCACCTTGACAACAGCGAGTGTGTTTACAAGCTGTCGTCCTGTGTGAAAACCTCCCACGGCGTCGGTAAAATCGCCATGACGCAGAAGCGCCTGTTTCTGCTCACTGAAGGACGACCTGACTTTCTGGAAATCACAAAGTTCAGAGACATCCAG gATGTGAAGATTGCCTCGGCTCCTTTTCTGCTTGTGCGGATTCCCTCCCTGCGAATTCAAACCTCCAGCAGGTCAGAGACGTTCGAGGCAAACCTGAAGGCCGAGACCGAACTGTGGAACATCATGGTCAAAGAAATGTGGGCTGGACGCAGGCTGGCAGACCAGCACAAG GACCCTCAGTACTTGACTCAGGCTCTGACCAAcgtgctgctgatggacgccgtCATGGGCTGCCTGCCGGCGCCGAGGCCCATCACTGCTGCGTCCAAGCTGGTTCACTTTGATAAACTCATACATGAAG TGCCAATGATGGTGCCTGAAGCCACCTCAGAAACTCTGAAGCACAAGATCAACCCATCTCAGGACCTCCCTAAGCCTCAGACTGTCCACGTGCTGCTTTACACGCCAG GTCAGTTGTCCTGCACTGACTCCAGCAGTGAGATGAACCCAAAGCTGTGGGTGGCCCTCAGCGGGGGGAAAGTGGTTGTGTTCGATGCGGCGAGCTGGTCCATGCTGCAGGACCGGATCCAGGTCGGAGAGTCACAAGTG AACTGCATGATGGGATTGGTCCAGGACCACGTGTGGATTGGCTCTCAGGACTCTGTCATCTACATCATTGACACTCACAGCATGTCCTGCAACAAGCAGCTGACTGAACACCGGCATGAAGTGACCGGCCTGTCAGTGGACGCCAGAGATCCACAGAACAG ccAGCAGGCGTACTCCTGCAGCTCTGACGGGACGGTCCTGCAGTGGGACTCGTCCAGCCTGAAGGTGAAGCGGCAGTACAGCGTCAGCTGCGaccgtctctcctccatccagaTCCACAGTGGCACTCTGTGGTGCT GCTGTGGCGACAGCATCGTGGAACTGAAGAAGAGCGGCACGTCACAAAGGAAGATCGTGCTTCCAAGTGACGACTGCAGTGTGTCCaggagcttcagcagcttcatcgTCATGCCTGAG CGTGGGCAGGTGTGGACAGGCTGTTCAGACTCACCTGAGTTGTGTCTCTGGTGGACGAACAACAGCAAACAGCCGTTCAGAAGAATCTCGCTGCCCAGCAGTGCCGGAGTGACCTGCATGATCCGAGTCAAGGATCAG ATCTGGGTGGGCTGCCGTGGGTGGAGCTGTGTCGGGGGCCAGTGCGACGGGCAGCAGCGGAGCCAGGTGGTGGTGCTGGACCCGGAGAGCCACAGCGTGGACAAGGAGCTGCAGGCTCACTCGGACTGCATCCAGACTCTCTGCTCCGCCGAGGATCGCTATGTCCTGAGCGGCTCCGCGTCCCGTGACGGGAAGATCGCCATCTGGAAGGTCGAGTAA
- the LOC115396551 gene encoding DENN domain-containing protein 3-like isoform X2 produces MAEYLPPSLLEACVVVGASSDKLQEAHQAFNNNGSQEHLLLEPEILHVFVPPFVSKSQPEGESLRSRGRRRRSFMRKKRQQPPSAAPIQGTTEGAGGSEDVSVPKDIDLTALPQLCFPGGLQVTNERKDEQFHFLVFTDVFGNKTYGVVMQRYCPLLDWTSFYKNGAGSSPCVKLFSACGFCVISKYPYFTALKDCLSCLLMQLKVCRLSDMEERVREFAAKLALVPVPPPGQLHLMFTLPPLSITLPCSEDKNHPTLDLDLHLPFICFRPQQLLQVLSCLLQEQRVVLFSADWSRLTLVAESLLAFLQPLSWQQPYVPVLARGMLDFLMAPTAFLMGCHVNHFADVAAETDDLILISIDNGSVSCSSSDNINLPDIPQAAADCFTQRCQSLQIHFDLNQCHKASCTDINEQRAQRRAWQQNLNYDIQTITLELIVNIFRDVGSHLNYEHRVFHSEEFLKTRDPSEQLFYKKVLDTHIFHSFLRDRLNKKMDSFARMELSTRSEMQKMKALVHVARRPTMQEIQARRKSSLTEDRLGKRRSLPNIGDEQSMSFQRSSLPSRYFLSDSAPKLHPKPVEVFKLPDFPTYLSFHSVQAYYSDLIQQLGKSIFSAQNESSALLARFYYMRGLINTLCSRRLDALSDFQNLNKTDTAIFPTNLVTWLVESLQQEERNLAQKRPELKRLIFRVKSDNEKPPVEPDNSVKKFKLPLKHLYQDEFVRCIQECGIVKNVETIHRLFDALTDGQPRQVKPELFKDFYSFWKEMEAESHDADLPSEVVEHLDNSECVYKLSSCVKTSHGVGKIAMTQKRLFLLTEGRPDFLEITKFRDIQDVKIASAPFLLVRIPSLRIQTSSRSETFEANLKAETELWNIMVKEMWAGRRLADQHKDPQYLTQALTNVLLMDAVMGCLPAPRPITAASKLVHFDKLIHEVPMMVPEATSETLKHKINPSQDLPKPQTVHVLLYTPGQLSCTDSSSEMNPKLWVALSGGKVVVFDAASWSMLQDRIQVGESQVVRAGQLSIINPDVM; encoded by the exons ATGGCGGAATATCTGCCGCCTTCACTGCTGGAAGCTTGTGTGGTGGTCGGAGCCTCAAGTGACAAACTCCAGGAAGCCCATCAG GCCTTTAATAACAACGGATCCCAGgagcacctgctgctggagccggaGATCCTTCATGTCTTTGTGCCTCCTTTTGTCAGCAAAAGCCAGCCTGAGGGGGAATCGCTCAGGTCGCGTGGGAGACGCCGACGTTCCTTTATGAGGAAGAAGAGACAACAACCTCCTTCAGCTGCACCCATTCAAG GTACGacggaaggagcaggaggaagtgaagaTGTCAGCGTTCCCAAAGACATCGACCTCACGGCTTTACCTCAGCTCTGCTTTCCTG GTGGCCTGCAAGTAACCAATGAGCGAAAGGATGAACAGTTTCACTTCTTGGTTTTCACCGATGTCTTTGGCAACAAGACCTATGGAGTCGTAATGCAGCGTTACTGTCCATTACTG GATTGGACGTCTTTCTATAAGAATGGAGCTGGATCGTCTCCGTGTGTCAAACTTTTCTCTGCATGCGGTTTCTGTGTCATTTCCAAGTATCCATATTTCACTGCACTCAAAGACTGCCTGTCATG TCTGTTAATGCAGCTGAAAGTGTGTCGTTTATCAGACATGgaggagagagtgagggagTTTGCAGCCAAGCTGGCCCTTGTTCCTGTTCCACCCCCTGGACAGCTACATCTg ATGTTTACGTTACCCCCGCTGTCCATCACGTTGCCCTGTAGTGAAGATAAAAACCACCCGACTTTAGATTTAGATCTCCATCTGCCCTTCATCTGCTTCAGAcctcagcagctgcttcag GTGCTCTCTTGTCTTCTGCAAGAGCAGCgggttgtgttgttttctgctgaCTGGTCGAGACTCACGCTGGTGGCCGAGAGCCTTTTGGCTTTTCTGCAG cctcTGTCGTGGCAGCAGCCGTATGTTCCCGTCCTGGCCAGAGGCatgctggacttcctcatgGCCCCGACTGCCTTTCTGATGGGCTGCCATGTCAACCACTTTGCAGACGTTGCTGCT GAAACAGATGATCTGATCCTCATCAGTATTGATAACGGGAgcgtctcctgctcctcctccgatAATATCAACCTACCCGACATACCTCAAGCTGCTGCGGACTGCTTCACACAGAG GTGTCAGTCACTGCAGATACATTTTGACTTGAACCAGTGCCATAAAGCAAGCTGCACTGACATCAACGAGCAGCGGGCGCAGAGGAGAGCCTGGCAACAGAACCTCAACTACGACATCCAGACGATCACGCTGGAGCTGATCGTCAATATATTCAG GGATGTTGGCAGTCATCTGAACTATGAGCATCGAGTGTTTCACAGCGAAGAGTTCTTAAAAACCAGAGACCCATCTGAGCAGCTTTTCTACAAGAAG gTGTTGGACACGCACATTTTCCACTCCTTCCTCCGCGATCGCCTCAACAAGAAAATGGACAGCTTTGCTCGCATGGAGCTGAGCACTCGCTCTGAGATGCAAAA AATGAAGGCCTTGGTCCACGTGGCTCGCAGACCCACCATGCAGGAAATCCAGGCCCGGAGGAAGAGCTCCCTCACGGAGGACCGGCTCGGGAAGAGGCGGAGCCTCCCTAACATAGGAGACGAACAATCGATGAGCTTTCAGAGAAGCAGCCTGCCCAGCCGCTACTTCCTCTCTGACTCCG caccaAAACTCCATCCTAAGCCAGTAGAAGTGTTCAAACTCCCAGACTTCCCAACATATTTGTCTTTCCACTCTGTCCAAGCCTATTATTCCGACCTCATCCAGCAGCTTGGGAAATCTATTTTCTCCGCTCAGAATGAGAGCTCAGCTCTGCTGGCCAG ATTTTACTACATGCGGGGTTTGATCAACACGCTGTGTTCGAGGAGGCTCGACGCGTTGAGTGATTTTCAGAACCTCAATAAAACCGACACGGCCATCTTTCCCACAAACCTGGTCACGTGGCTGGTGGagtctctgcagcaggaggagagaaacCTGGCACAAAAAAGACCTGAGCTGAAGAGGCTGATCTTCAGG GTGAAATCAGACAATGAAAAGCCTCCGGTGGAGCCGGACAACTCGGTCAAAAAGTTCAAGCTTCCCCTGAAACATCTGTATCAGGACGAGTTTGTGCGTTGCATTCAGGAGTGTGGGAttgttaaaaatgttgaaactaTTCATCGTTTGTTTGATGCGCTCACTGATG GCCAGCCGAGGCAAGTGAAACCCGAGCTCTTCAAAGACTTCTACTCGTTCTGGAAGGAGATGGAGGCCGAGTCGCACGACGCCGACCTGCCCTCCGAGGTCGTCGAGCACCTTGACAACAGCGAGTGTGTTTACAAGCTGTCGTCCTGTGTGAAAACCTCCCACGGCGTCGGTAAAATCGCCATGACGCAGAAGCGCCTGTTTCTGCTCACTGAAGGACGACCTGACTTTCTGGAAATCACAAAGTTCAGAGACATCCAG gATGTGAAGATTGCCTCGGCTCCTTTTCTGCTTGTGCGGATTCCCTCCCTGCGAATTCAAACCTCCAGCAGGTCAGAGACGTTCGAGGCAAACCTGAAGGCCGAGACCGAACTGTGGAACATCATGGTCAAAGAAATGTGGGCTGGACGCAGGCTGGCAGACCAGCACAAG GACCCTCAGTACTTGACTCAGGCTCTGACCAAcgtgctgctgatggacgccgtCATGGGCTGCCTGCCGGCGCCGAGGCCCATCACTGCTGCGTCCAAGCTGGTTCACTTTGATAAACTCATACATGAAG TGCCAATGATGGTGCCTGAAGCCACCTCAGAAACTCTGAAGCACAAGATCAACCCATCTCAGGACCTCCCTAAGCCTCAGACTGTCCACGTGCTGCTTTACACGCCAG GTCAGTTGTCCTGCACTGACTCCAGCAGTGAGATGAACCCAAAGCTGTGGGTGGCCCTCAGCGGGGGGAAAGTGGTTGTGTTCGATGCGGCGAGCTGGTCCATGCTGCAGGACCGGATCCAGGTCGGAGAGTCACAAGTGGTACGAGCAGGCCAACTCTCGATCATTAATCCTGATGTGATGT AA
- the LOC115397392 gene encoding solute carrier family 45 member 4-like: MSDQHKTGGEEEEKETSGLTGKTKSEEENEINETNEIEKKVEEEDGRAMQIPLHRWLMHGALMFGREFCYAMETALVTPVLLQIGLPEKYYSLTWFLSPVFGLIFTPLLGSASDRCTLSWGRRRPFILALCVGALIGVALFLNGSLIGLSVGDSVNNQPIGIILTIVGVVILDFCADAAEGPVRAYLLDVADTEEQDIALNIHAISASVGGAVGYMLGGLDWTGTALGIAFKAQEQVLFLFTSIVFIISVILHMFSIPEERLTPAELLNDTRHGGFSSKAFTNPESHGSTEDGAAQGPSGEQEMSALHKQHLDLLSVERVRSKSDSVLAMSDASVNFHRVLLPDLQTPSPESFFLPVTDQVLEDVFTPSVNSFGSSPSIEESSSADQNVAIKLLSPVSSNPAPATNGFHSLLQNKRGSEDQQLRKIIADKALSSGLSSPASPNPGRSHGLTKTRDRACSSLGVSRPRAQSFYRQPSFTFSYYGRVGSQRSRAVHPQRIAVSRSLNDLSKVHHTDGKELRPSAGSVPPDRSCSEGEADKGTTVRLLWLSLFKMPKQLWRLCVCHLLTWFAYMAESVFYTDFMGQVIYNGNPLAAANSTELQNYQRGVQMGCWGLVLCAATSAVSSAVLQKYLDNFDLNIKVVYVVGTLAFSVGAAIMAIFPNVYVTMVLIGTMGIMSMSMSYCPYALLGQYHEIKQYIDHSPANTKRGFGIDCAILTCQVYISQILVAVALGSIVEAIGSVRVVPVVASAGSFAGFLTACFLVIYPDIDPSSSAERLHLPELPDLEEHAGRTTDQKRPPLDHTERKVLEKADNQSLSEH, from the exons ATGTCAGACCAGCATAAAACTggaggggaagaagaagaaaaggagacTTCTGGCCTTACAGGGAAGACCAAATCTGAGGAAGAAAATGAGATCAATGAGACGAATGAGATTgagaagaaggtggaggaggaggatggcagAGCGATGCAGATCCCCCTGCACCGCTGGTTGATGCACGGGGCATTGATGTTTGGACGTGAGTTTTGCTatgccatggaaacagcactAGTGACACCTGTGCTGCTGCAAATAG GTCTTCCTGAGAAGTATTATAGTTTGACCTGGTTCCTCAGCCCTGTGTTTGGTCTAATCTTCACGCCGCTGCTGGGCTCAGCCAGCGACCGCTGCACTCTGAGCTGGGGCCGCAGAAGGCCGTTCATTCTGGCTCTCTGTGTCGGTGCTCTGATCGGAGTGGCGCTGTTTCTGAATGGATCACTCATTG ggctTTCTGTCGGGGACAGTGTCAACAATCAGCCAATCGGCATCATTCTTACCATAGTGGGCGTGGTAATACTGGACTTCTGTGCCGACGCGGCTGAGGGACCAGTCAGAGCCTACCTTCTTGATGTCGCTGACACAGAAGAGCAAGACATCGCCCTGAATATTCATGCGATTTCAGCCA GtgtcggtggagcggtgggaTACATGCTGGGGGGTCTGGATTGGACGGGCACAGCTCTGGGGATTGCCTTCAAAGCACAGGAACAGGTCCTGTTCCTGTTTACAAGCATCGTCTTCATCATTTCCGTCATACTGCACATGTTCAGCATTCCCGAGGAACGTCTGACTCCAGCTGAACTCCTAAACGACACGAGGCACGGAGGTTTTAGCAGCAAGGCGTTCACTAACCCCGAATCCCATGGGAGCACAGAAGACGGTGCGGCACAAGGCCCTTCAGGAGAGCAGGAGATGTCCGCTCTCCACAAGCAACACCTTGATCTCCTTTCTGTGGAACGAGTGCGCAGTAAAAGCGACTCCGTCTTGGCCATGTCAGACGCTTCGGTTAACTTTCACAGAGTCCTCCTTCCAGACCTTCAGACTCCCTCCCCAGAGAGCTTTTTTCTGCCGGTCACAGATCAGGTGCTAGAAGACGTCTTCACGCCATCAGTGAACAGCTTCGGTTCCTCGCCCTCGATTGAAGAGTCTTCCAGCGCTGATCAGAACGTGGCCATAAAACTGCTGTCTCCTGTTTCATCTAATCCTGCTCCTGCAACAAATGGCTTCCATTCCTTGCTTCAGAATAAACGTGGCTCAGAGGACCAACAGCTGAGAAAA ATCATAGCTGACAAGGCTCTCAGTTCTGGCTTGTCCTCACCTGCCTCTCCTAATCCAGGCAGAAGCCATGGCTTGACGAAAACCAGGGACCGTGCTTGTAGTAGTCTTGGAGTATCACGGCCTCGAGCACAGAGCTTCTACAGACAA cCGTCCTTTACCTTTTCATACTATGGCCGGGTGGGGTCACAGCGAAGTCGAGCAGTGCACCCTCAGCGGATCGCTGTCTCCCGGAGTCTGAATGACCTGAGTAAGGTTCACCATACTGATGGGAAAGAGCTGCGGCCATCAGCCGGCAGCGTGCCACCGGATCGGTCCTGCAGTGAAGGAGAGGCAGACAAGGGGACAACTGTGCGACTGCTTTGGCTGTCTTTGTTTAAG ATGCCGAAACAGCTGTGGAGATTATGTGTGTGCCATCTCCTCACATGGTTCGCGTACATGGCTGAATCTGTGTTCTACACAGATTTTATGGGACAAGTCATTTATAATGGAAATCCACTG GCAGCAGCTAATTCTACGGAACTACAAAATTATCAAAGAGGAGTGCAGATGGGCTGCTGGGGACTGGTGCTGTGTGCTGCTACTTCTGCTGTCAGCTCTG CTGTCCTGCAGAAGTATCTCGATAACTTCGATCTGAACATCAAGGTGGTCTACGTTGTTGGCACTCTGGCATTCTCAGTAG GAGCTGCAATCATGGCAATCTTCCCAAATGTTTACGTTACCATGGTGCTGATCGGCACCATGGGCATCATGTCCATGAGCATGTCCTACTGTCCCTATGCGTTACTCGGCCAATATCATGAAATCAAACAG TACATTGACCACAGTCCggcaaacacaaagagaggCTTCGGTATTGACTGTGCCATCTTAACCTGTCAG GTCTATATCAGCCAGATTTTGGTGGCGGTGGCTCTGGGGTCGATAGTGGAGGCGATCGGCAGTGTGCGCGTGGTCCCGGTGGTTGCTTCTGCGGGATCCTTCGCCGGCTTCCTGACAGCCTGCTTCCTCGTCATTTATCCTGATATTGATCCCAGCAGCTCAGCGGAGAGGCTGCACTTGCCTGAATTGCCTGATTTAGAGGAGCATGCAGGAAGAACTACAGACCAGAAACGGCCTCCGCTGGatcacacagaaagaaaggTTTTGGAGAAGGCCGACAATCAGTCACTGAGTGAACATTAA
- the LOC115396427 gene encoding LOW QUALITY PROTEIN: G-protein coupled receptor 20-like (The sequence of the model RefSeq protein was modified relative to this genomic sequence to represent the inferred CDS: deleted 1 base in 1 codon) translates to MDFNSTESWLNTSFLTTPVITSPTNTSGMEAYLQRLAHLDEGLYNDFYGLWIALMVTNSLIFLVGMVLNIFALYVFCVRTKQKTTSVIYTINLAVTDLLVNLSLPTRILLYYSGGACLTCSYLHIFSYFVNMYCSILFLTCICVDRYLAIVQVEASRRWRNSSVAKCVCISVWLFAIVVTYSFLSTAFQHTGCCLSKLLFLTITEFFLPLVIIVVFTLRIMWALADRRLMQQSRERRRRAVQLLTTVLIIFTVCFTPFHVRQVVVYFYPDMPHHIIVYHLTVTLSSLNSCMDPVVYCFVTNNFQATMRHFFRRAEPEQTSGDIVSMQHSSKASGGTPNAIANNVITMSKIPTAPRKNNRGKNHTM, encoded by the exons ATGGACTTCAACAGCACCGAATCCTGGCTCAACACCTCGTTCCTCACAACACCTGTAATAACCAGTCCCACAAACACAAGCGGCATGGAGGCCTACCTTCAAAGACTGGCTCATTTAGATGAAGGACTCTACAATGACTTCTACGGTCTCTGGATTGCACTGATGGTCACTAATTCTCTTATTTTCCTG gtGGGCATGGTGCTCAACATATTTGCTCTTTATGTTTTCTGCGTCCGCACCAAGCAAAAGACCACCTCGGTGATCTACACCATCAACCTGGCGGTGACCGACCTCCTGGTCAATCTCTCCCTGCCGACTCGCATCCTGCTCTACTACAGCGGAGGGGCGTGTCTCACCTGCTCCTACCTGCACATCTTCAGCTACTTCGTCAACATGTACTGCAGCATCCTGTTCCTAACCTGCATATGCGTCGATCGCTACCTTGCGATTGTGCAG gTTGAAGCTTCCCGTCGGTGGAGGAATTCCAGTGTggccaagtgtgtgtgtatttcagtctGGCTGTTTGCCATTGTGGTCACCTACTCCTTTCTCTCCACCGCTTTCCAGCACACGGGCTGCTGCCTCTCAAAGCTCCTCTTTCTCACCATCACCGAGTTCTTCCTCCCCCTCGTCATCATTGTGGTTTTCACGCTGCGCATCATGTGGGCCCTGGCTGACCGCCGTCTcatgcagcagagcag ggagaggaggcggagggcgGTCCAGCTGCTGACCACAGTTCTGATCATCTTCACTGTCTGTTTCACACCCTTCCACGTCCGACAG GTAGTGGTGTATTTCTACCCTGACATGCCGCACCATATCATCGTTTACCACCTGACCGTCACTCTCAGCAGTCTGAACAGCTGCATGGATCCTGTAGTCTACTGCTTCGTCACTAATAATTTCCAG GCCACCATGAGACAC TTTTTCCGCCGTGCAGAGCCAGAGCAGACCAGCGGTGACATTGTCAGTATGCAGCACAGCTCCAAGGCCTCGGGAGGGACGCCCAATGCCATCGCTAATAATGTGATCACGATGAGCAAGATTCCCACTGCGCCGCGAAAAAACAATCGAGGGAAGAACCACACTATGTGA